Proteins encoded in a region of the Triticum dicoccoides isolate Atlit2015 ecotype Zavitan chromosome 3A, WEW_v2.0, whole genome shotgun sequence genome:
- the LOC119271296 gene encoding aspartic proteinase CDR1-like — MPATMTSRVLLLVGVVLTAHKFLCTAYVGGDGFSVEFIHRDSVKSPYRDPSLTAPARVLEAARRSTSRAAALSRSYDRADAPSADGAVSELTSRPFEYMMAVNVGTPPTRMLAIADTGSDLIWLNCSNGAGAPGLAAARHARAPAPAPAPAPPPGVQFNSSNSTTFGLVSCGSGACRALPEASCADSKCGYLYSYGDGSQSTSGLLSTETFTFADDQGNRGDRAMRVANVNFGCSTTMIGSFIGDGLVGLGGGDLSLVNQLGADTSLGRRFSYCLVHYSINASSVLNFGPRAAVTEPGASTTPLIPSEMKTYYTVDLRSVKIGNKTFAAPQQYPVIVDSGSTLTYLANELVDPLVKELTRRVKLPPAKSPEELLPLCFDVSGVGEGQVAAMIPDVTLELGGGAAVTLKSENTFVVLHEGTLCLAVVALQFPPVSIIGNIAQQNMHVGYDLDKGTVTFAPADCASARSSGSVYI, encoded by the exons ATGCCTGCGACGATGACATCCCGCGTTCTGCTGCtcgttggcgtcgtcctgacggcGCACAAGTTTTTGTGCACGGCGTACGTCGGCGGCGATGGGTTCAGCGTGGAGTTCATCCACCGTGACTCCGTCAAGTCGCCGTACCGTGACCCGTCGCTCACCGCGCCCGCCCGCGTGCTCGAGGCCGCGCGCCGGTCCACATCGCGCGCCGCTGCGCTCTCGCGCTCCtacga CCGCGCCGACGCACCATCAGCCGACGGCGCCGTGTCCGAGCTCACCTCCAGGCCCTTCGAGTACATGATGGCCGTGAACGTGGGCACGCCGCCCACCCGCATGCTCGCCATCGCCGACACCGGCAGCGACCTCATCTGGCTCAACTGCAGCAACGGAGCCGGCGCTCCTGGTCTGGCGGCCGCCCGTCACGCCCGCGCGCCCGCTcccgctccagcccccgcgccgccgccgggcgTCCAGTTCAACTCCTCCAATTCGACGACGTTCGGTCTCGTGAGCTGCGGCTCCGGCGCATGCCGCGCGCTCCCGGAAGCCTCCTGCGCCGACTCCAAGTGCGGGTATCTCTACTCCTACGGCGATGGCTCCCAgtcgacgagcggcctcctctctacAGAGACCTTCACCTTCGCCGACGACCAAGGCAACCGCGGCGATCGGGCGATGCGCGTGGCCAACGTCAACTTCGGCTGCTCCACAACCATGATCGGCTCGTTCATCGGGGACGGCCTCGTCGGACTCGGCGGCGGCGACCTCTCCCTCGTCAATCAGTTAGGCGCAGACACATCGCTCGGCCGGAGGTTCTCCTACTGCCTCGTGCACTACTCCATCAACGCCTCCTCCGTGCTCAACTTCGGTCCCCGCGCCGCCGTGACAGAGCCCGGCGCGTCGACGACGCCGCTGATCCCATCCGAAATGAAGACCTACTACACCGTCGACCTCCGGTCCGTCAAGATCGGGAACAAGACCTTCGCGGCCCCGCAGCAGTACCCCGTCATCGTCGACTCCGGCTCGACGCTGACGTACCTCGCGAACGAGCTTGTGGACCCATTGGTGAAAGAGCTGACCCGGAGGGTCAAGCTCCCGCCGGCGAAGTCGCCGGAAGAACTCCTGCCACTGTGCTTCGACGTGAGCGGTGTAGGAGAGGGGCAGGTTGCGGCGATGATCCCTGACGTTACGCTGGAACTGGGCGGTGGCGCGGCGGTCACGCTCAAGTCCGAGAACACGTTCGTAGTTTTGCATGAGGGGACCCTGTGCTTGGCGGTGGTGGCCCTGCAGTTTCCTCCTGTGTCCATCATCGGGAATATTGCGCAGCAGAACATGCACGTTGGGTACGACCTCGACAAGGGCACCGTGACCTTCGCCCCAGCAGACTGCGCCAGCGCCAGGTCCTCTGGCTCTGTGTATATCTAA